A single window of Bradyrhizobium daqingense DNA harbors:
- a CDS encoding NAD(P)/FAD-dependent oxidoreductase, producing MPASRHVAIIGAGAVGVISAIEALREGHRVTLIDPGEPGGVQAASYGNAGWLSSHSVIPPAEPGVWKKVPGYLMDPLGPLAIRWSYLPKALPWLIKYLLSGWTEARIETTAFALRDLLKDAPLLHRKLAEEAGVPELIERNGVMHVFPSRGNFDNDLGWRLRKKVGVEWLELNADEMRQREPDLHPRYTFGVVVEEAGRCRNPGAYVAALANHALASGAKHVRAKATGLKLSGDRLVAVLTETGEIACDAAVVAAGARSKQLTASVGDPLPLETERGYHVMIENPESGPRSSMMASDAKMVVNWTDRGLRAAGTVEIAGLEAAPNWKRAEILRDHLLSMFPKLPKDIPASRIKTWFGHRPSMPDGRPCIGNARASRDIVYAFGHGHVGLVGSARTGRLVAQLLSGKQPEIPLGPFAPDRFL from the coding sequence ATGCCGGCCAGCCGTCACGTCGCCATCATCGGTGCCGGCGCGGTCGGCGTGATCAGCGCCATCGAGGCGCTGCGCGAGGGCCACCGCGTCACCCTGATCGACCCGGGCGAGCCCGGCGGCGTACAGGCGGCGAGCTATGGCAATGCCGGCTGGCTGTCGTCGCATTCGGTGATCCCGCCCGCCGAGCCCGGCGTCTGGAAGAAGGTGCCGGGCTATCTCATGGACCCGCTCGGGCCGCTGGCGATCCGCTGGTCTTATCTGCCAAAGGCGCTGCCCTGGCTGATCAAGTATCTGCTGTCGGGCTGGACCGAGGCGCGTATCGAGACGACAGCCTTTGCGCTGCGCGATCTGCTGAAGGATGCGCCGCTGCTGCACAGGAAGCTCGCCGAAGAGGCCGGGGTGCCCGAATTGATCGAGCGCAACGGCGTCATGCACGTGTTCCCGTCGCGCGGCAATTTCGACAACGATCTCGGCTGGCGGCTACGCAAGAAGGTCGGCGTCGAATGGTTGGAGCTGAACGCCGACGAGATGCGCCAGCGCGAGCCGGACCTGCACCCGCGCTACACCTTTGGCGTGGTGGTGGAGGAGGCCGGCCGCTGCCGCAATCCGGGCGCCTATGTCGCAGCGCTCGCCAATCACGCGCTCGCCAGCGGAGCGAAGCACGTGCGGGCCAAGGCGACGGGCCTAAAACTCTCCGGCGACAGGCTCGTCGCTGTCCTCACCGAGACCGGCGAGATTGCCTGCGATGCTGCGGTGGTCGCGGCCGGCGCGAGGTCGAAGCAGCTCACGGCGTCCGTTGGCGATCCGTTGCCGCTGGAGACCGAACGCGGCTATCACGTCATGATCGAGAATCCGGAATCGGGGCCGCGCAGCTCGATGATGGCGTCGGATGCCAAGATGGTGGTGAACTGGACCGACAGGGGCCTGCGGGCCGCCGGCACCGTCGAGATCGCTGGCCTCGAGGCCGCGCCGAACTGGAAGCGCGCCGAGATCCTGCGTGACCACCTTCTCAGCATGTTTCCCAAGCTGCCCAAGGACATCCCCGCCTCGCGCATAAAAACGTGGTTCGGTCATCGGCCGAGCATGCCGGACGGACGTCCCTGCATCGGCAATGCGCGGGCCTCGCGCGACATCGTCTATGCCTTCGGCCACGGCCATGTCGGGCTGGTCGGCTCGGCGCGGACGGGCCGTCTCGTCGCTCAGCTTCTGAGCGGCAAGCAGCCGGAGATTCCGCTCGGCCCCTTCGCGCCCGATCGTTTCCTGTGA
- a CDS encoding aspartate/glutamate racemase family protein has product MSTAATPSSRIARGGKAIYGAPLGILMLEARFPRIPGDMGNGTTWPFPVLYRVVSGASPEKVVLKGAAGLLPDFIDAAKDLVRLGAEAITTNCGFLSLFQKEIAAAVGVPVATSSLMQVPWVQATLPPGKRVGLVTVSGSTLSPAHLEGAGVPLDTPLVGTENGKEFFRVLIKAEKDDMDVAQAERDVVEAGKELVARHPDVGAIVLECTNMPPYAAALQAEVGLPVYDIYSMITWFHAGLRPRVFA; this is encoded by the coding sequence ATGAGCACCGCAGCCACTCCATCCTCCCGCATCGCCCGTGGCGGCAAGGCCATCTACGGCGCGCCGCTCGGCATCCTGATGCTGGAGGCGCGCTTCCCCCGCATCCCCGGCGACATGGGCAACGGCACGACCTGGCCGTTCCCGGTGCTGTATCGCGTCGTCAGTGGCGCGTCGCCGGAGAAGGTGGTGCTGAAGGGCGCGGCCGGCCTGCTGCCCGACTTCATCGACGCGGCCAAGGATCTGGTACGGCTCGGGGCCGAGGCCATCACCACCAATTGCGGCTTTCTCTCGCTGTTCCAGAAGGAGATCGCAGCCGCGGTCGGCGTTCCCGTCGCGACCTCGTCGCTGATGCAGGTGCCGTGGGTGCAGGCGACCTTGCCGCCGGGCAAGCGCGTCGGCCTCGTCACGGTGTCGGGCTCGACGCTGTCGCCGGCCCATCTCGAAGGCGCCGGCGTGCCGCTCGACACGCCGCTGGTCGGCACCGAGAACGGCAAGGAGTTCTTCCGCGTCCTGATCAAGGCCGAGAAGGACGACATGGACGTCGCGCAAGCCGAGCGCGACGTGGTCGAGGCCGGCAAGGAGCTTGTCGCCAGACATCCCGATGTCGGCGCCATCGTGCTCGAATGCACCAACATGCCGCCTTACGCGGCTGCGCTTCAGGCCGAGGTCGGGCTGCCGGTCTACGACATCTATTCCATGATCACCTGGTTTCATGCCGGGCTGCGCCCGCGCGTCTTTGCTTGA
- a CDS encoding GntR family transcriptional regulator: protein MKSNLELASDSIVDRVYEQLKAMAVSYAFKPGERLNEGELAKRLGVSRTPLREALNRLNTEGFLRFMPGKGFFCRELDAHEIFDLYELRKSIEVASIRLAIKRAKDEDIDALLKFLEATGPDPGERSSQELVELDETFHERLMAMSDNAEMLRVLRNVNARIRFVRWIDMDSVNRSNTQGEHRAVIEGLKARDEGTCVAVLERHIDRRLDRITAAIKEGYAQIYMPAVTRSATN, encoded by the coding sequence ATGAAGAGCAATCTGGAACTGGCGTCGGACAGCATCGTCGATCGGGTTTATGAACAGCTCAAGGCGATGGCCGTGAGCTACGCGTTCAAGCCGGGCGAACGGCTCAACGAGGGCGAGCTGGCCAAACGCCTCGGCGTCAGCCGGACGCCGCTGCGCGAGGCGCTGAACCGCCTCAATACCGAAGGCTTCCTGCGCTTCATGCCAGGCAAGGGCTTCTTCTGCCGCGAGCTCGATGCCCACGAGATCTTCGACCTTTACGAGTTGCGCAAGTCGATCGAGGTCGCCTCGATCCGCCTCGCCATCAAACGCGCGAAGGACGAAGACATCGATGCGCTGCTGAAATTCCTCGAGGCCACCGGCCCCGATCCCGGCGAGCGCTCCTCCCAGGAGTTGGTCGAGCTCGATGAGACCTTTCACGAGCGGCTGATGGCGATGTCCGACAATGCCGAGATGCTGCGTGTGCTGCGCAACGTCAACGCCCGCATCCGCTTCGTGCGCTGGATCGACATGGACAGCGTCAACCGGTCCAACACGCAAGGCGAGCACCGCGCCGTCATCGAAGGCCTGAAGGCACGCGATGAGGGGACTTGCGTCGCCGTGCTGGAAAGACACATCGATCGCCGCCTCGACCGCATCACCGCCGCGATCAAGGAAGGCTACGCGCAAATCTACATGCCGGCCGTGACGCGGTCGGCGACGAACTGA
- a CDS encoding SDR family NAD(P)-dependent oxidoreductase produces the protein MKLKDKVAAITGAARGIGKACAKRFLDDGVKVVISDVDAEGLAATAAELGRPDALRTIVGNVAKRTDVDQIIATAVKEFGRLDIMVNNAGVARNRDFLEISEQEFDEIIGINLKGAFFGVQAAARQMIAQGGGGVIINMSSVNALLAIPALATYAMSKGGMKQLTSVAAVALAPHNIRVVAVGPGTILTDMVASSIYTSEDARKTVMSRTPAGRGGEPSEVASVVAFLASDDASYVTGQTIYPDGGRLILNYTVPVKEK, from the coding sequence ATGAAGCTCAAGGACAAGGTCGCCGCCATCACCGGCGCAGCACGCGGCATCGGCAAGGCTTGCGCGAAGAGGTTTCTGGATGACGGCGTCAAGGTCGTGATCTCGGATGTCGATGCCGAGGGCCTTGCGGCGACCGCCGCCGAACTCGGGCGGCCGGATGCCTTGCGTACGATCGTCGGCAATGTCGCCAAGCGTACTGACGTGGATCAGATCATCGCCACAGCGGTGAAGGAGTTCGGCCGGCTCGACATCATGGTCAACAATGCCGGCGTCGCGCGCAACCGGGACTTCCTCGAGATTTCGGAACAGGAGTTCGACGAGATCATCGGGATCAATCTGAAGGGTGCGTTCTTCGGCGTGCAGGCCGCAGCCAGGCAGATGATCGCGCAGGGCGGCGGCGGGGTCATCATCAACATGTCCTCGGTGAACGCGCTGCTGGCGATCCCGGCGCTTGCGACCTACGCGATGTCCAAGGGCGGCATGAAGCAGCTCACCTCGGTCGCCGCCGTCGCGCTTGCTCCGCACAACATCCGCGTCGTCGCGGTCGGGCCGGGCACGATCCTGACCGACATGGTGGCGTCGTCCATCTACACTTCGGAGGATGCCCGCAAGACCGTGATGTCGCGCACGCCTGCGGGGCGCGGCGGCGAGCCGAGCGAGGTCGCCTCGGTCGTGGCGTTCCTGGCCAGCGACGATGCCTCCTACGTCACCGGGCAGACGATCTATCCCGACGGCGGCCGGCTGATCCTGAACTACACGGTGCCGGTGAAGGAGAAGTAG
- a CDS encoding IclR family transcriptional regulator: MKRESRGIQSIEVGGELLRALARSGEPMMLRDLAREAGMTPAKAHPYLASFSRIGLIEQDESSGRYEIGALALELGLISLRRLSGVRIARPKIAALASQIGHAVSLAVWGTHGPTVVQLEEPAQPVHIVMRAGSVMALRETATGRAFAAFLPEKTISAALESGLDRHGVGYNPKRAVKGAKVTEMLTEVRKHGLARALGDPLPGVNAFAAPVFDHSGHVALVITAMGPEGTFDARWDSPIAHALRDCAGGISKRLGYGMTVAAE; the protein is encoded by the coding sequence ATGAAGAGGGAAAGCCGCGGCATCCAGTCGATCGAGGTCGGCGGCGAATTGCTCCGCGCGCTCGCCAGGAGCGGCGAGCCGATGATGCTGCGCGATCTCGCGCGCGAAGCAGGCATGACGCCGGCCAAGGCGCACCCCTATCTCGCCAGCTTCTCGCGCATCGGCCTGATCGAGCAGGACGAGAGCTCCGGCCGCTACGAGATCGGCGCGCTGGCGCTGGAGCTCGGCCTGATCAGCCTGCGCCGCCTCTCCGGCGTGCGTATCGCGCGTCCCAAGATCGCCGCACTGGCAAGCCAGATCGGCCACGCTGTCTCGCTCGCGGTTTGGGGCACGCACGGACCGACCGTGGTGCAGCTCGAAGAGCCCGCTCAGCCGGTCCACATCGTGATGCGCGCCGGCTCGGTGATGGCACTGCGGGAGACCGCCACGGGCCGCGCCTTCGCGGCCTTCCTGCCGGAGAAGACGATCAGTGCCGCGCTCGAAAGCGGGCTCGACCGTCACGGCGTCGGCTACAATCCGAAGCGCGCGGTGAAGGGCGCGAAGGTCACGGAGATGCTCACTGAGGTGCGCAAGCACGGCCTCGCCCGCGCGCTCGGCGATCCCCTGCCCGGCGTCAACGCGTTCGCAGCACCAGTGTTCGACCATTCCGGTCATGTCGCACTGGTCATCACCGCGATGGGTCCGGAAGGCACGTTCGACGCGCGCTGGGACAGCCCGATCGCCCATGCCCTGCGCGATTGCGCCGGCGGCATCTCGAAGCGACTGGGTTACGGGATGACGGTGGCGGCGGAGTGA
- a CDS encoding FAD-dependent oxidoreductase gives MTGREDSAIETYECDVLVAGSGCSGMSAAITARHRGLDVLIVEKEPRFGGTTARSGGWLWIPGTSLAKAYGIEETPEQARTYLRHEAGNNYDAARVDAFLLAGPEAVDFFTSKTALRFDMPLVFPDYHAEAPGGAQGGRSMVTRPFDGRELGDQIKTLGMPLPELTVFGMMLGSGKEIIHFMRVTKSLTSAVYVAKRLSRHFMDVLRYGRGMTLTNGNALAGRLAKSALDLKIPMWLSSPVRELTVENGAVTGAIVSREGRQVRVRARQGVVLACGGFPHDVERRKKMFPHAPTGNEHYSPGPTGNTGDGLRLAESAGGRIEDRLSNAAAWVPVSLTTRKDGSKGVMPHFIDRAKPGVIAVMRDGRRFANEGNSYHDFVQAMVKAAKPGEEIAAFLVCDHKTLRKYGLGCVPPFPMPLGHHLETGYLMRGDTLEALAGKAGIDAQAFTETIRQFNATAPLGHDAAFGKGSKAYNRYQGDAMHGPNPCIAPIENGPFYAIKMVIGDLGTYAGIVTDENARALDAEGRIIPGLYAAGNDMASIMGGNYPGAGITLGPALTFGYIAGRHLADSAEKRNAA, from the coding sequence ATGACCGGCCGCGAGGATAGCGCAATTGAGACGTACGAGTGCGACGTGCTCGTGGCCGGATCGGGTTGTTCCGGCATGTCTGCCGCGATCACCGCGCGCCATCGCGGTCTCGATGTCTTGATCGTGGAGAAGGAGCCGCGCTTCGGCGGCACCACCGCCCGCTCCGGCGGCTGGCTCTGGATTCCCGGCACGTCGCTGGCAAAGGCCTACGGCATCGAAGAAACGCCGGAGCAGGCCCGCACCTATCTGCGGCACGAGGCCGGAAACAATTACGACGCGGCACGCGTCGATGCGTTTCTCTTGGCCGGCCCCGAGGCGGTCGATTTCTTCACGAGCAAGACAGCGCTCCGCTTCGACATGCCGCTGGTGTTTCCCGACTATCACGCCGAGGCGCCAGGCGGCGCACAGGGCGGCCGCTCCATGGTGACGCGGCCGTTCGACGGCCGCGAGCTCGGCGACCAGATCAAGACGCTGGGCATGCCGCTGCCGGAGCTGACCGTGTTCGGCATGATGCTGGGGAGCGGCAAGGAGATCATCCATTTCATGCGGGTGACGAAATCGCTGACTTCGGCCGTGTACGTCGCCAAGCGCCTGTCTCGGCATTTCATGGACGTGCTGCGCTACGGCCGCGGCATGACGCTCACCAACGGCAATGCGCTCGCCGGACGGCTGGCGAAATCCGCGCTCGATCTGAAAATCCCGATGTGGCTGTCCTCGCCGGTGCGCGAGCTGACGGTCGAGAACGGCGCTGTCACCGGCGCGATCGTGTCGCGCGAGGGACGGCAGGTGCGCGTTCGCGCGCGTCAGGGCGTCGTGCTCGCCTGCGGCGGCTTTCCCCATGACGTCGAGCGGCGCAAGAAGATGTTCCCGCACGCGCCGACCGGCAATGAACACTATTCGCCCGGTCCCACGGGCAATACCGGCGACGGGTTGCGCCTTGCGGAAAGCGCCGGCGGCCGCATCGAGGACCGCCTGTCCAATGCGGCAGCGTGGGTGCCGGTGTCGCTGACCACGCGCAAGGACGGCTCCAAGGGCGTGATGCCGCATTTCATCGACCGCGCCAAACCCGGCGTGATCGCGGTGATGCGCGACGGCAGGCGCTTTGCCAATGAAGGCAATTCCTACCACGACTTCGTCCAGGCCATGGTCAAGGCCGCCAAGCCCGGCGAGGAGATCGCGGCCTTCCTGGTCTGCGATCACAAGACGCTGCGCAAATACGGTCTCGGCTGCGTGCCTCCCTTCCCGATGCCGCTGGGCCACCACTTGGAGACCGGCTACCTCATGCGTGGCGACACGCTGGAAGCGCTCGCAGGCAAGGCCGGCATCGATGCGCAGGCTTTCACCGAGACGATCAGGCAGTTCAACGCGACGGCGCCGCTCGGCCACGACGCCGCCTTCGGCAAGGGCTCGAAAGCCTATAACCGCTACCAGGGCGACGCGATGCACGGTCCGAACCCCTGCATCGCACCGATCGAGAACGGTCCGTTCTACGCCATCAAGATGGTGATCGGCGATCTCGGCACCTATGCCGGCATCGTCACAGACGAGAACGCCCGCGCGCTCGATGCCGAAGGCCGGATCATCCCCGGGCTCTATGCCGCCGGCAACGACATGGCGAGCATCATGGGTGGCAATTATCCCGGCGCCGGCATCACGCTTGGGCCGGCGCTGACCTTCGGCTACATTGCCGGCAGACATCTTGCCGACAGCGCCGAAAAGCGCAACGCGGCGTAA
- a CDS encoding ABC transporter substrate-binding protein: protein MKGLLACAMLTAMTSAAMTSAATAQVSDDAVRIGVLTDLSSWGRDNSGPGSVEAAKMAVEEFGPTVLGKPIEIISADHQMKTDVGVQIVRGWFDNGKVDAVVDIPNSGIAIAVHNMVRERGKVALLSGPGASSLTDELCSPNTVHFTYDTYALSKVTASAVIKEGGKSWYFITADYAFGQQLEKDATRFINEMGGKVLGGVKHPTNTADFSSFALQAQSSKSDVVAFANAGQDTDNAIKQSGEFGLVQGGQKLVGLLMFDTDVHAIGLKAAQGTYMTTASYWAMDEATRAWSKKFYERTKVMPTMIQTGVYGSVLHYLKAIKAAGTDETAKVMAKMRELPIEDTFVHGGKLREDGRVIRDMYLAKVKKPEQSKEPWDYLEIVKTVKGEDAFRPVSESKCPLLKK, encoded by the coding sequence ATGAAAGGGCTTCTGGCCTGCGCCATGCTCACGGCCATGACTTCGGCAGCCATGACTTCAGCAGCGACAGCGCAAGTCTCCGACGACGCCGTGCGGATCGGCGTGCTGACGGATCTGTCGAGCTGGGGCCGCGACAACTCCGGGCCGGGCTCGGTCGAAGCCGCGAAGATGGCGGTGGAGGAATTCGGGCCAACCGTGCTCGGCAAGCCGATCGAGATCATCAGCGCCGACCACCAGATGAAGACCGACGTCGGCGTGCAGATCGTGCGCGGCTGGTTCGACAACGGCAAGGTCGACGCCGTCGTCGACATCCCCAATTCCGGCATCGCGATCGCCGTGCACAACATGGTGCGCGAGCGGGGCAAGGTCGCCCTGCTCTCCGGCCCCGGCGCGAGCTCGCTGACCGACGAGCTGTGCAGCCCGAATACCGTGCATTTCACCTACGACACCTATGCGCTGTCGAAAGTGACGGCCTCCGCCGTGATCAAGGAAGGCGGCAAGTCCTGGTACTTCATCACCGCCGATTACGCCTTCGGCCAGCAGCTCGAGAAGGACGCAACCCGCTTCATCAACGAGATGGGCGGCAAGGTGCTCGGCGGCGTCAAGCACCCGACCAACACCGCGGACTTCTCCTCCTTCGCGCTGCAGGCGCAGAGCTCCAAATCCGACGTGGTCGCCTTCGCCAATGCCGGCCAGGACACCGACAACGCCATCAAGCAGTCCGGCGAGTTCGGCCTAGTCCAGGGCGGCCAGAAGCTGGTCGGCCTGCTGATGTTCGACACCGACGTGCACGCGATCGGCCTGAAGGCAGCTCAAGGCACCTACATGACCACCGCGTCCTACTGGGCCATGGACGAAGCCACCCGCGCCTGGTCGAAGAAATTCTACGAGCGCACCAAGGTGATGCCCACCATGATCCAGACCGGCGTCTACGGTTCGGTGCTGCATTATCTCAAGGCCATCAAGGCCGCCGGCACCGACGAGACCGCCAAGGTGATGGCCAAGATGCGCGAGCTGCCGATCGAGGATACATTCGTCCATGGCGGCAAGTTGCGCGAGGACGGCCGCGTCATCCGCGACATGTATCTCGCCAAGGTGAAGAAGCCCGAGCAGTCCAAGGAGCCGTGGGACTATCTGGAGATCGTCAAGACCGTGAAGGGCGAGGACGCCTTCCGCCCGGTCTCCGAGTCCAAATGCCCGCTCCTGAAGAAGTGA
- a CDS encoding Hsp20 family protein: MRTSFDFAPLWRSTIGFDHLADLVDSTLRQATEDNYPPYNIERSGEDHYRISLAVAGFGANDITVTAEQNALTIEGRKPETAAREYLYQGIAARPFRRVFNLADYVQVKQASFQDGLLIIDLVREVPEAMKPRRIPIAGAPPAASQIEQKKAA, translated from the coding sequence ATGAGGACCAGTTTCGACTTCGCGCCCCTGTGGCGTTCCACCATCGGCTTCGATCACCTGGCCGACCTCGTCGACAGCACGCTGCGCCAAGCGACCGAGGACAACTATCCCCCCTATAACATCGAGCGTTCCGGCGAAGACCATTACCGGATCAGCTTGGCCGTGGCGGGCTTCGGCGCCAACGACATCACGGTGACCGCCGAACAGAACGCGCTGACCATCGAGGGCAGGAAGCCCGAGACGGCCGCGCGCGAATATCTGTATCAGGGCATCGCCGCGCGTCCGTTCCGGCGCGTGTTCAACCTCGCCGACTATGTCCAGGTGAAGCAGGCCTCGTTCCAGGACGGGCTGTTGATCATCGACCTCGTCCGCGAGGTTCCGGAAGCGATGAAGCCGCGCCGGATTCCGATCGCGGGCGCCCCTCCTGCGGCATCGCAGATCGAGCAGAAGAAAGCAGCCTGA
- a CDS encoding Hsp20/alpha crystallin family protein translates to MGFRDLIPWSGKQELAPARDNFDPFLTLHREMNRLFDDVFRGFGGTSLSPLMEGRFGWPKVELSETDKTLTVSAELPGMTEKEVQVEIANGVLTLRGEKKAERNGEGRYFTERYYGAFERQIPLEGVEEDKAEASFRNGVLTVSLPKSEKAREGVKRIAINTH, encoded by the coding sequence ATGGGTTTTCGTGATCTCATTCCCTGGTCAGGGAAACAGGAACTCGCGCCGGCGCGCGACAATTTCGATCCCTTCCTGACGCTTCATCGCGAGATGAACCGTCTGTTCGACGACGTCTTCCGCGGCTTCGGCGGGACCAGCCTGTCGCCGCTGATGGAGGGCCGTTTCGGCTGGCCGAAGGTCGAGCTCAGCGAGACCGACAAGACGCTGACCGTCTCGGCCGAACTGCCCGGAATGACGGAGAAGGAGGTTCAGGTCGAGATCGCCAATGGCGTCTTGACGCTCCGCGGCGAGAAGAAAGCCGAGCGCAACGGAGAAGGCAGATACTTCACCGAGCGCTATTACGGCGCGTTCGAGCGGCAGATTCCGCTGGAGGGCGTCGAGGAAGACAAGGCCGAGGCTTCGTTCAGGAACGGCGTCCTGACGGTGTCGCTGCCGAAATCGGAGAAGGCCCGCGAAGGCGTCAAGCGCATCGCGATCAACACGCACTGA
- a CDS encoding trypsin-like peptidase domain-containing protein translates to MNVVRLLSLALLVLALMASQPAAGQIPDLKTGGPVPTLAPLVRQVTPAVVNISVHGRVREDNPLYRDPLFREFFDVPRQIEKEVNATGSGVIVDAQRGYVLTNNHVVEGTSAVQITTKDGRQFSAKVIGRDPPTDIAVLQIQNPSGLKALAFGDSDGLDVGDFVLAIGNPFGLGQTVTSGLVSALGRTGLGKQGYEDFIQTDAAINPGNSGGALVSLRGELIGINSAIISPAGGNVGIGFAIPVNMARKVMEQIIAKGRVERGRIGVSLKDLHPSVNKGLNQGAVVAEIAADSPAEQAGLRKGDIITRADDRPIRTAAQLRNTIGLARIGEEVKLTLLRNGAPLAAVVRVAPASETSSAVAGGNRQLH, encoded by the coding sequence ATGAATGTCGTGCGTTTGCTTTCGCTGGCATTGCTGGTGCTCGCGCTTATGGCATCGCAGCCGGCCGCTGGCCAAATTCCAGACCTGAAGACAGGCGGCCCGGTGCCGACCCTGGCGCCATTGGTGCGCCAGGTGACGCCGGCCGTCGTCAACATCTCCGTGCATGGCCGTGTGCGCGAGGACAATCCGCTCTATCGCGACCCGCTCTTCCGCGAATTCTTCGACGTCCCCCGGCAGATCGAGAAGGAGGTCAACGCGACCGGGTCCGGGGTCATCGTCGATGCCCAGCGCGGCTATGTCCTGACCAACAATCATGTGGTCGAAGGCACCTCCGCAGTTCAGATCACCACCAAGGACGGCCGGCAGTTCTCGGCCAAGGTCATCGGCCGCGATCCACCGACTGACATTGCTGTGCTCCAGATCCAGAACCCATCCGGGCTCAAGGCGCTTGCCTTCGGCGACAGCGACGGGCTCGACGTCGGCGATTTCGTGCTGGCGATCGGCAACCCTTTCGGCCTCGGCCAGACCGTGACATCAGGCCTCGTCAGTGCGCTTGGCCGGACCGGACTCGGCAAGCAGGGCTATGAGGACTTCATCCAGACCGATGCTGCGATCAATCCAGGCAATTCCGGCGGGGCCCTGGTCAGCCTGCGCGGCGAACTGATCGGTATCAACTCGGCCATCATCTCGCCCGCCGGCGGCAATGTCGGCATAGGCTTCGCCATTCCGGTGAACATGGCGCGGAAGGTGATGGAGCAGATCATCGCCAAGGGCCGCGTCGAGCGCGGCCGCATCGGCGTTTCGCTGAAGGACCTGCATCCCTCGGTCAACAAGGGCTTGAACCAGGGGGCCGTCGTCGCGGAGATCGCGGCGGACTCGCCTGCAGAGCAGGCAGGACTGCGCAAGGGCGATATCATCACTCGGGCCGACGACCGCCCGATCCGCACCGCCGCCCAGCTCCGCAACACGATCGGCCTCGCGCGCATCGGCGAGGAAGTGAAGCTCACCTTGTTGCGCAATGGCGCACCGCTCGCGGCCGTGGTGAGAGTAGCGCCCGCGTCCGAAACGAGCAGCGCCGTTGCCGGCGGCAATCGTCAGCTCCATTAG
- a CDS encoding HpcH/HpaI aldolase/citrate lyase family protein, whose translation MRSMLFVPGDSPRKFEKASEGKADALIIDLEDSVVTEKKPEARSLTLAMLKGSRGPHQLYVRVNALDTGMTLADLAAVMPGKPDGIVLPKSQGGDDVRQVATWLEAFEAASGTTIGATRIVCVATETAGSIFGLGSYKNCSPRLAGLMWGAEDLSASLGATEKASGGVFHSPYRLARDLCLMAAAAAEVAPIDTVYTDIDNLAGLEAETRAAQRDGFSAKALIHPKHVDVVNAAFAPTDAERIWAEKVIAAFASNPNSGTLRLDGQMIDKPHLRAAKKILGQP comes from the coding sequence ATGCGTTCGATGCTGTTCGTGCCGGGCGATTCCCCCCGCAAATTCGAGAAGGCCAGCGAAGGCAAGGCCGACGCGCTGATCATCGATCTCGAGGATTCCGTGGTCACGGAGAAGAAGCCCGAGGCGCGTTCGCTGACGCTGGCGATGCTGAAGGGCTCTCGCGGCCCGCACCAGCTCTATGTCCGCGTCAACGCGCTCGACACCGGGATGACACTCGCCGATCTTGCCGCCGTGATGCCGGGCAAGCCCGACGGCATCGTCTTGCCGAAATCGCAAGGCGGCGACGACGTCCGTCAAGTCGCCACCTGGCTCGAAGCGTTCGAGGCGGCATCCGGCACCACGATCGGCGCGACGCGTATCGTCTGCGTCGCGACGGAGACCGCCGGCTCGATCTTCGGTCTCGGCAGCTACAAGAACTGCTCTCCTCGCCTCGCCGGCCTGATGTGGGGCGCGGAAGATCTCTCGGCCTCGCTCGGCGCCACCGAAAAAGCCTCGGGCGGCGTGTTTCACAGCCCCTATCGCCTCGCGCGTGATCTCTGCCTGATGGCGGCAGCCGCCGCCGAGGTCGCGCCGATCGACACGGTGTATACCGACATCGACAATCTCGCGGGCCTAGAGGCCGAAACGCGGGCCGCCCAGCGCGACGGCTTTTCGGCGAAGGCGCTGATCCATCCCAAGCATGTCGACGTCGTCAACGCCGCATTTGCGCCGACGGACGCCGAGCGCATCTGGGCGGAGAAGGTCATTGCGGCCTTCGCCAGCAATCCCAATTCCGGCACGCTGCGGCTCGACGGCCAGATGATCGACAAGCCGCATCTCCGCGCCGCCAAGAAGATCCTCGGACAGCCCTGA
- a CDS encoding MaoC family dehydratase, whose protein sequence is MAGLYFEDFSVGQEFRHPLTRTVTEMDNTLFSLLTLNPQPLHIDAHFSEKTEFGQRIFNSLYTLGIMIGMTVYDTTMGTTVANLGMTDVTFPKPVFHGDTLRATTKVLSLRESKSRPKAGIVEFEHHALNQNDEIVGKCRRMAMMHKRPV, encoded by the coding sequence ATGGCCGGACTTTATTTCGAGGACTTTTCGGTGGGCCAGGAGTTCAGGCATCCGCTGACCCGGACCGTCACGGAGATGGACAACACCCTGTTCAGCCTGCTCACGCTCAACCCGCAGCCGCTGCACATCGACGCCCATTTCTCCGAAAAGACCGAGTTCGGCCAGCGCATTTTCAACAGCCTTTACACCCTCGGCATCATGATCGGCATGACGGTGTATGATACGACCATGGGGACCACCGTCGCCAATCTCGGCATGACCGACGTCACCTTTCCGAAGCCGGTCTTCCATGGCGACACGTTGCGGGCGACGACGAAGGTACTTTCGCTGCGGGAATCAAAATCGCGCCCCAAAGCGGGCATCGTCGAGTTCGAGCACCATGCCCTCAACCAGAACGACGAGATCGTCGGCAAGTGCCGGCGCATGGCGATGATGCACAAGAGGCCGGTCTGA